One stretch of Chryseobacterium fluminis DNA includes these proteins:
- a CDS encoding hybrid sensor histidine kinase/response regulator has product MILIVDDNQNNLYSLKKLLESKDFQVDIASSGEEALVKALKNNYALIILDVQMPDMDGFEVAETLSDYSKTKEIPIIFLSAVSTEKKFITRGYASGGKDYVTKPIDPEILLLKVKTFYNLQEQSLAMKKTQQSLELEVKGRRESQVTMKSQIDHFHLMLESLPQIAFTLNEEGVVDFVNAKWHEYSDSEQEFPETHPDDFSITEEFERCRKKGKALELEVRIKNIKTGDFRYHLLRVTPVYDDHIIKNWVGSFTDIDDQKKVEKEKDEFLSIASHELKTPLTSIKAYVQLLDRKLKLEKETAEAGFMVKVQDQIEKLNSLITDLLDVSKIENGKLKINKKPTNLESVIHNSIETILQTHETRQIKIERHGIKPDVLIPLDEIRIEQVLINFLTNAIKYSPQNNQVIVTTFVDEEEQEVKVNVTDFGIGIPDFKQDAVFHKFYRVEESSLQFQGMGIGLFICAEIIKQHHGNIGVSSKVDEGSTFYFTLPLN; this is encoded by the coding sequence ATGATCTTAATTGTTGATGATAACCAAAACAATCTTTATTCTCTCAAAAAATTATTGGAATCTAAAGATTTTCAGGTTGATATAGCCAGTTCCGGTGAAGAAGCATTGGTGAAAGCATTGAAAAATAATTATGCTTTAATCATTTTAGATGTGCAGATGCCCGATATGGATGGCTTTGAAGTAGCGGAAACATTATCTGATTACAGTAAAACCAAAGAAATTCCGATTATTTTTTTATCCGCTGTAAGTACCGAAAAAAAGTTCATAACGCGGGGATATGCGTCAGGAGGAAAGGACTATGTAACCAAACCTATCGATCCCGAAATTCTTCTGCTTAAGGTGAAAACCTTCTACAACCTTCAGGAACAGAGCCTGGCGATGAAAAAAACGCAGCAAAGCCTGGAGCTGGAAGTTAAAGGAAGAAGGGAATCCCAGGTTACCATGAAATCCCAGATCGATCATTTTCATCTGATGCTGGAGTCTCTGCCGCAGATTGCTTTTACCCTGAATGAAGAGGGCGTTGTAGATTTTGTGAATGCCAAATGGCATGAATATTCAGATTCGGAACAGGAGTTTCCGGAAACACATCCCGATGACTTCAGTATTACGGAAGAATTTGAACGCTGCAGAAAGAAAGGTAAAGCCCTTGAGCTGGAAGTAAGAATAAAAAATATAAAAACCGGAGATTTCCGATATCATCTTCTGCGGGTCACTCCCGTTTATGATGACCACATCATCAAAAACTGGGTAGGCAGCTTTACGGATATTGATGACCAGAAGAAAGTAGAAAAAGAAAAAGATGAATTCCTGAGTATTGCAAGCCACGAACTTAAAACTCCATTAACGAGTATTAAAGCCTATGTTCAGCTGCTGGACCGGAAACTAAAACTTGAAAAAGAAACTGCAGAAGCCGGTTTTATGGTCAAGGTTCAGGATCAGATCGAAAAGCTGAACAGCCTGATCACAGACCTTCTGGATGTTTCCAAAATCGAAAACGGGAAACTTAAAATCAATAAAAAGCCTACGAATCTGGAGAGCGTCATTCATAATTCGATTGAAACCATATTGCAGACCCATGAAACCCGCCAGATTAAAATTGAACGTCACGGCATCAAACCGGATGTTTTGATACCTTTGGATGAAATCCGTATTGAGCAGGTTTTAATTAATTTTTTAACCAATGCCATCAAATATTCTCCTCAGAATAATCAGGTTATCGTTACGACTTTTGTGGATGAAGAAGAGCAGGAAGTAAAGGTAAATGTGACCGACTTCGGAATCGGAATTCCCGACTTTAAACAGGATGCCGTTTTTCACAAATTTTACCGTGTGGAAGAGTCGTCACTTCAGTTTCAGGGAATGGGAATCGGACTGTTCATCTGTGCAGAAATCATTAAGCAGCACCACGGAAATATCGGGGTGTCAAGTAAAGTAGATGAAGGATCTACATTTTATTTCACTTTACCTTTAAATTAA